GTGCTGGATACAGGGGACGACATTTCGCGTGCTTCCTTCGAAGCCACCCACCCCAATTTCCTTAACCGCATCTGCGAACTGCGCGATCGGATACGTGCCAACGAAGAACTCTCCGCACGCATCCGCTACAAATATTCCATCAAGAACGTAACCGGACTGAACCTTCTGCCATTTGTCCGTTTCGATGATCCATTCGATATTATTGCCCACCTGATGGTAGGCTCGGAAGGCACGCTTGCGTTCCTTTCCCAAATTACCATGCGCACAGAGTACGACTATCCGTACAAGGCTAGCGCCATGCTCTATTTTACCAACATCAAGGATGCCTGCCGGGCGGTGGTGGCGATGAAAGAACTCTCAAATGACAATACTTCCGCATCAGAAGCAGACAGAAAGATAGTAAAAGGCGCCGAACTGCTGGACTATAAGAGCCTCTCTTCGGTAGAAGATCCTGTCTACTTAAAGTATAAGCAAGAAGTTGCCGATGCCTCCGGCCTCACAGCCGTGCTGACCGAAACCAAAGCCCGCACCCGCGAGGAACTGGAACAGAACATCTCAGTAATCGAGGAATGTCTGAAAACTTTCAGCACCTACATCCCCGTGCACTTCACCGACCGGCCGGAAGAATATTCCAAGTATTGGGCTATCCGCTCAGGCATATTCCCATCCGTAGGTGGTACACGCCAGCCGGGCACTACCTGCCTCATCGAGGACGTAGCCTTCCACATCGAAGACCTGCCCGAAGCCACTGCCGACCTGCAACAGCTCATCGCCCGCCACAGCTACGATGATGCCTGCATCTACGGTCATGCCCTGGAAGGCAACTACCATTTTATCCTGAACCAGTCCTTCAGTACCGACACCGAAGTAAAACGCTACGAGGACCTGATGAATGACGTAAAGACTCTGGTAGTCGATAAATATGACGGCTCGCTGAAAGCAGAACATGGTACTGGACGCAACATGGCCCCCTTCGTGAAATATGAATGGGGAGAGGCAGCTTTTGAAGCCATGAAGGCAGTCAAGCAGTTGTTCGACCCGAAAGGGCTGCTCAACCCGGGAGTTATTTTCAATGATGACCCGCAATGCCACATCAAGAACTTCAAACCGTTGCCGTTGATTCCTATCGACGAAGCCAGTCCTGCCGAAAAAGTAAACAAGTGCATCGAATGTGGCTTCTGCGAAGTGAACTGCCTGTCGTGCGGCTTTACCCTTTCTTCGCGCCAGCGCATTGTATTGCAACGGGAAATATCACGTCTGAAACAAAGCGGCACAGCCCCGGAACGTCTGTCTCTACTCGAAAAACAATACCGCTACCCGGGCAATCAAACTTGCGCAGGAGACGGACTATGCTCCATGTCTTGCCCGATGAATATCAATACAGGCGACCTGACCCACATCATCCGACAGGAAATACTGCCGAAAGGTAGCCTCGGATATAAAGCAGGAGATTTCGTAGCCAATCACTTCGCCGGTGTTAAGAGTAGTCTACGCCCCGTTTTATCATTAGCCAATTTCGGACACTCCGTATTAGGAACCAAAGCCATGAGCAGCATTACGAAAGGGATGCACAATGTATTGGGCGTACCTTTGTGGACGCCTGCCATGCCGAAAGCTTATTCAATTGACAAGTCACAATTGTCAACTGTCAATTGTCAATTAAACAAAGTAGTTTATTTCCCCAGCTGCATCAACCAAACCATGGGCCTCCCGAAAAAATCCCCCGTGGAGCAACCTTTGGTAAACAAGATGATCTCCCTCCTACAAAAAGGCGGTTACGAAGTCATCTTCCCCAAGGACATGGACAAGCTCTGCTGCGGCACCATCTGGGAAAGTAAAGGTATGCTCGACATTGCTGACCACAAAGCAGCCGAACTCGAAGCCGCCCTTTGGGAAGCCAGCGAGCAAGGCAAATACCCAGTTCTCTGCGATCAGAGCCCCTGCCTGCACCGCATGCGCGAAACCATTCAAAAGATGAAACTCTACGAACCTGCAGAATTCATCTACACTTTCCTGCGAGACAAACTGGTCTTCACGCAGACCGACCGCCCCGTAGCTGTACACATCACCTGCTCCATGCGTAAAATGGGTCTGGCAGATACAATTATCTCCCTAGCAAAACTCTGTTCTACGCATGTCTTCGTACCCGAAGAAGTAGGCTGCTGTGGTTTTGCCGGCGACCGTGGATTCACCTATCCTGAACTGAATTCCTATGCCCTGCGCAAACTCCGTCCGCAGATAGAAGCATCGGGTATCACTATCGGCTACTCCAACAGTCGTACTTGCGAAATAGGACTGACTACCAACTCAGGTATCCCCTACGTCTCTATCGCCTATCTTGTAGACCAATGCACGAAGAGCGTGAAAGCTGAAGCAACTGATAACTTATAACTAATAACTTAACACACTTATTACAATGAACAGTCAGACCAAGACAAACAAGCGCATTCTTGCCCTCGACATCCTTCGCGGTGTCACCATTGCGGGCATGATTATGGTGAACAACCCCGGCACTTGGGGACATATATATGCCCCCCTGCGCCACGCTGAGTGGAATGGCCTCACCCCCACCGATCTCGTCTTCCCTTTCTTCATGTTCATCATGGGTATCTCTACCTATATCTCCCTGAAGAAGTACAATTTCGAGTTCAGCCATGCAGCCGCCATGAAGATATTGAAGCGTACCATTATCATCTTCCTGATCGGACTTGCCATCGGCTGGTTCTCCAGATTCTGTTACTACTGGGCAGGTTCCCATGAAGGACTCAGCTTCGGCGAACAACTCTGGGCATCCGTCTGGACCTTCGACCGCATCCGTATCCTGGGTGTCATGCAGCGTCTGGCCCTTTGCTACGGTGCTACCGCTATCATTGCGCTGACCATGAAACACCGTCATATCCCTTACCTCATTGCCACATTGCTGGTAGGTTACTTCATCCTGCTGATGTGTGGCAACGGATTTGTTTACAACGAAACCAATATCCTCTCCATAGTGGACCGTGCCATCCTCACCCCCGCACACATGTACAAGGATAATGGCATTGATCCCGAAGGTCTTTTAAGCACCATCCCCTCCATTGCCCACGTATTGCTGGGCTTCTGCGTGGGTCGCATGATGCTGGACAGCAATAAAACCGAGAACCGCGAGACGTTATTGAACTCTCACCTGATCAAGTTATTCCTGATTGGCACCATCCTTACTTTTGCAGGCTTCCTGCTGAGCTACGGTTGTCCTATCAACAAGAAAATCTGGTCTCCCACCTTCGTTCTCACCACTTGCGGGTTGGCCTCCAGTTTCCTGGCACTGCTCATCTGGATCATTGACGTAAAAGGATACAAGAAATGGTGTACTTTCTTTGAGGCTTTCGGTGTCAATCCCCTGTTCATGTACGTTCTGGGTGGAGTACTCAGCATTCTGTTCGGCAGCATCAGCTTTCCCTGGGGCGATGGCAGCATCAGCATACACGGGTTCTTATACAAGATCGTTCTCATGCCGATATTCGGTGAGACAGGCGGTTCACTGGCCTATGCATTGCTCTTTGTAGCCATCAATTGGTGCATCGGCTATCAATTGTATAAACGGAAGATATATATCAAGATATAGTAGCAAGCAGATAAATCGGCAAAAGACTATAACACCGATGAAATATAAACGATGAATAATTAAAATTAAACGATATGATATTAATAGCAGACAGTGGCTCTACAAAAACCGATTGGTGTGTTGTAGAGAAAGGTAAACTCATCCAGCAAGTTTCTACGAAAGGTACCAACCCTTTCTTTCAGTCGGAAGAGGAGATCAGTAATGAAATTGCGACAGCGCTGCTGCCCCAGTTAACGACCAATGCCTTCGACGCTGTGTACTTTTATGGTGCCGGCTGTGGCTTCCCCGACAAAATTGCCATGGTACACCGTGCCATTATCCAGCATCTCCAGGTTTCGGGCGACGAAGTGGAAGTAAATACAGACATGCTTGCCGCCGCCCGCGGACTTTGCGGACACGAACCGGGCATAGCCTGCATCATGGGCACAGGTTCCAACTCGTGTTATTACGACGGCAAACATATTGGTGCCAACGTCTCCCCCCTGGGTTTCATCCTTGGCGACGAAGGTAGCGGTGCTTGCCTGGGCAAATTGCTGGTAGGTGATATTCTGAAGAATCAAATGACTCCGGAACTGAAAGAGAAGTTCCTCAAACAGTTCAATCTGGAACCGGCAGACATCATCGACCGTGTATACCGCAAACCATTCCCGAACCGCTTCTTGGCAAGCCTGTCTCCATTCCTCGCTCAGAATCTGGATGAGCCTTGTGTGCGCACGCTGGTGCTGAACAGTTTCAAGGCTTTCCTGAAAAGGAACGTCATGCAATACGATTATCAGCATAGCAAGGTACATTTCATCGGCTCCGTAGCATTCCATTATAAGGAGGTACTTGCCGAGGCCGCACAGGAAATGGGCATTCAAATAGGTACCATTCTCCAAAGCCCTATGGAAGGCCTGATTAGCTACCATAGCTAACCATCCCAGCCTCCATAAATCATAAATTATAAATCATAAATCTCATCATCATCATGGCATTCGTAAAGATATCAGAGCAACCTTCGCTCTACAACGACTTAGAAAAGAAATCTGTCCGCGAAATATTAGAGGACATCAACACAGAAGACCAGAAAGTGGCTTTGGCTGTTCAGAAAGCTATCCCACAGATTGAGAAACTGGTGACACAAATCGTTCCACGCATGAAGCAAGGCGGACGCATCTTTTATATGGGAGCAGGTACTAGCGGTCGCCTAGGTGTGCTGGATGCATCGGAAATTCCTCCAACATTCGGTATGCCTCCTACACTCGTCATCGGACTGATAGCAGGTGGTGATACAGCCCTGCGCAATCCGGTGGAAAATGCGGAGGACGATATGCGTCGCGGTTGGGAAGAGTTGGTTGAACGTAACATTACGGATAAAGATACCGTCATCGGCATTGCTGCTTCCGGCACGACTCCTTACGTTATCGGTGCCATGCAGAAAGCACGCGAGCACGGCATCCTTACAGGCTGCATCACCAGCAACCCCGACTCTCCGATGGCAGCAGAAGCAGATGTTCCCATCGAAATGATTGTAGGACCGGAGTACGTAACAGGCAGCTCACGCATGAAATCGGGTACGGGGCAGAAGATGATACTGAACATGATTACTACTTCTGTCATGATACAACTGGGCCGCGTGAAAGGTAATAAGATGGTGAACATGCAGCTGAGTAACCAGAAATTGGTAGACCGTGGTACCCGCATGATTGTAGAAGAACTGGGATTGGACTATGGAAAGGCAAAGGCACTGTTGCTAATGCATGGTTCAGTGAAAAAGGCAGTGGATGCTTATAGAGGAAAATAAATTCAAAAGAGCATTGATAATACCCTAATATTATGAAACTAATCCCCTCCTTCCTTTTCCTTACGTTGCTTGCTCTGCAAGCACCTGCACAATCCTTGCAACGTGTTGCCCCCGAACAAGTAGGCATGGATTCCCGCCATTTGCTATACGCTGACGAAGCGATAGAAACCGCCATCGCCAATAAAGACATTCCCGGTGCCGTGCTCGCTGTAGTGCGCAACGGGAAGATGGCTTACCTCAAAGCATACGGTAACAAGCGGGTATACCCTAACACCGAGCCTATGACCGTAAACACTATTTTCGATATGGCTTCATGCAGCAAACCCATGTCCACTGCCATCTGTACCCATATCCTGGCAGAACGTGGCAAGCTCCGCCTCCTGGACCCCGTCAGCCTCTACATCCCTGAATTTAAATCCTGGGTGAGCGAAGACGGAAAAGATAAGAAAATCATCCGTATCGCCGACCTGCTAACGCACACTTCCGGTCTCCCCCCTTATGCCCCAACCAGTGAATTGGAGAAACAATATGGCTCTCCCAGCCCCGACGGAATGATAGAGTACATAGCCAACTGCCGCCGCGACTTCAAGCCGCAGACCGATTTCCAATACAGTTGCCTTAACTACATCACCCTGCAACGCATCATCGAAACTGTCAGCGGACAATCTTTACGTGACTTCGCCCGCGAAAATCTTTTTGATGTATTAGGCATGGCCCATACCGACTATCTCCCCTGCAAGCGCGACAAGGATGGAAAATGGATAAACAGCGCCCTCCCCCACTGGGCAAAAACCGATCTCCACAGCACCGCCAATTGTCAACTGTCAACTGTCAATTGTCAATTGAAAAACGTCGCTCCTACCGAAAAGCAACCCGACGGCAGCGTCCTCTGCGGACAAGTACACGATCCACTCGCCCGCGTCATGAATGGTGGTATTTCCGGCAATGCCGGTGTATTCTCTTGTGCCGAAGACATAGCTGTCCTCTGCGCCGCCCTGCAAAACGGCGGAGAATGGAACGGACACCGCATCCTCAGCCCATTGGGAGTAAAAGCTATGCGTACCGTCCCTCGTGCCACCGCTACATTAGGACGCACTTTAGGATGGGATAACTTCACCGCCTACGCTTCCAATAACGGAGATTATTTTGGTCCGAATACCTACGGGCACACCGGATACACCGGTACTTCCATCATCATAGATCCGGACAACGACACTTCCGTCATCCTGCTTGTCAATGCCGTGCATCCCGAAGACGGTCACAGCATGGTTCGTCTGCGCTCTCTGGTAGCCAATGTTGTTGCAGCTTCTATCTATCCCACCCCACGTATTTATACGGACCATTACTATAAGCGCTTCCTGCAATTCATGGATGAACCTGCCATTACTTCCAAAGACATCGTCATGGTGGGCAACAGCCTTACAGAAGGTGGCGGTGACTGGAACGCCCGCCTCAACAAGAAAAACATCCGTAACCGTGGTATCATCGGTGATGAAGTTATGGGTATTTACGACCGACTGCACCAGATACTTCCGGGACACCCTAAGAAATTATTCCTCCTTGCCGGTGTCAACGACATCTCACACGACCTCACTGTGGACAGCATCGTCAGTATGATACGCATGACCGTAGAGCGCATTCAGCGTGAATCTCCCGATACGAGACTCTACCTGCAAAGTCTCCTGCCTTTCGATGAGAGCTTCGGACGTTACAAAAAGCTAACCGGAAAAACCGACATGGTTCCCGAAATCAATACACAACTGGAAATTTTAGCTAAAGATCACAAGATTACATTCATCAACCTCTTCCCGTTATTTACAGAGAAAGGCACGAATGTACTGCGCAAAGAGCTGACCAGCGATGGCTTGCACCTGAATGAAGAAGGATATAAAATTTGGGTGAAAGCGTTGAAAAAGAGAATGTAATGAGTGATTAGCGGTGAGTGATTAGTGGGTTGCACCGTTATTCCGCATAAGCCTTATTGCTAAACATTAATCACTCCCAACAATTCTCTCGTCTTATCCGCCAGGAACAAAGGTATATTCAGTAAATTCCCATCCTGCTTCAGATTCAACATTGAATACCGAATCCGACAA
This window of the Bacteroides intestinalis DSM 17393 genome carries:
- a CDS encoding FAD-binding and (Fe-S)-binding domain-containing protein, encoding MAKSNYMAFLHDASQVIPQERIYTDELRRLAWGTDAGFYRLIPQIVIRSSSEEEISELLRLADRYGLPVTFRAAGTSLSGQAISDSILIVAGKHWEKYSISPDHEQITLQPGIIGQRVNEILAPYGRKFAPDPASVKSAMVGGIVMNNASGMNCGTHANSDKVLLSARIVLADGTVLDTGDDISRASFEATHPNFLNRICELRDRIRANEELSARIRYKYSIKNVTGLNLLPFVRFDDPFDIIAHLMVGSEGTLAFLSQITMRTEYDYPYKASAMLYFTNIKDACRAVVAMKELSNDNTSASEADRKIVKGAELLDYKSLSSVEDPVYLKYKQEVADASGLTAVLTETKARTREELEQNISVIEECLKTFSTYIPVHFTDRPEEYSKYWAIRSGIFPSVGGTRQPGTTCLIEDVAFHIEDLPEATADLQQLIARHSYDDACIYGHALEGNYHFILNQSFSTDTEVKRYEDLMNDVKTLVVDKYDGSLKAEHGTGRNMAPFVKYEWGEAAFEAMKAVKQLFDPKGLLNPGVIFNDDPQCHIKNFKPLPLIPIDEASPAEKVNKCIECGFCEVNCLSCGFTLSSRQRIVLQREISRLKQSGTAPERLSLLEKQYRYPGNQTCAGDGLCSMSCPMNINTGDLTHIIRQEILPKGSLGYKAGDFVANHFAGVKSSLRPVLSLANFGHSVLGTKAMSSITKGMHNVLGVPLWTPAMPKAYSIDKSQLSTVNCQLNKVVYFPSCINQTMGLPKKSPVEQPLVNKMISLLQKGGYEVIFPKDMDKLCCGTIWESKGMLDIADHKAAELEAALWEASEQGKYPVLCDQSPCLHRMRETIQKMKLYEPAEFIYTFLRDKLVFTQTDRPVAVHITCSMRKMGLADTIISLAKLCSTHVFVPEEVGCCGFAGDRGFTYPELNSYALRKLRPQIEASGITIGYSNSRTCEIGLTTNSGIPYVSIAYLVDQCTKSVKAEATDNL
- a CDS encoding acyltransferase family protein, translated to MNSQTKTNKRILALDILRGVTIAGMIMVNNPGTWGHIYAPLRHAEWNGLTPTDLVFPFFMFIMGISTYISLKKYNFEFSHAAAMKILKRTIIIFLIGLAIGWFSRFCYYWAGSHEGLSFGEQLWASVWTFDRIRILGVMQRLALCYGATAIIALTMKHRHIPYLIATLLVGYFILLMCGNGFVYNETNILSIVDRAILTPAHMYKDNGIDPEGLLSTIPSIAHVLLGFCVGRMMLDSNKTENRETLLNSHLIKLFLIGTILTFAGFLLSYGCPINKKIWSPTFVLTTCGLASSFLALLIWIIDVKGYKKWCTFFEAFGVNPLFMYVLGGVLSILFGSISFPWGDGSISIHGFLYKIVLMPIFGETGGSLAYALLFVAINWCIGYQLYKRKIYIKI
- a CDS encoding ATPase, whose amino-acid sequence is MILIADSGSTKTDWCVVEKGKLIQQVSTKGTNPFFQSEEEISNEIATALLPQLTTNAFDAVYFYGAGCGFPDKIAMVHRAIIQHLQVSGDEVEVNTDMLAAARGLCGHEPGIACIMGTGSNSCYYDGKHIGANVSPLGFILGDEGSGACLGKLLVGDILKNQMTPELKEKFLKQFNLEPADIIDRVYRKPFPNRFLASLSPFLAQNLDEPCVRTLVLNSFKAFLKRNVMQYDYQHSKVHFIGSVAFHYKEVLAEAAQEMGIQIGTILQSPMEGLISYHS
- the murQ gene encoding N-acetylmuramic acid 6-phosphate etherase encodes the protein MAFVKISEQPSLYNDLEKKSVREILEDINTEDQKVALAVQKAIPQIEKLVTQIVPRMKQGGRIFYMGAGTSGRLGVLDASEIPPTFGMPPTLVIGLIAGGDTALRNPVENAEDDMRRGWEELVERNITDKDTVIGIAASGTTPYVIGAMQKAREHGILTGCITSNPDSPMAAEADVPIEMIVGPEYVTGSSRMKSGTGQKMILNMITTSVMIQLGRVKGNKMVNMQLSNQKLVDRGTRMIVEELGLDYGKAKALLLMHGSVKKAVDAYRGK
- a CDS encoding serine hydrolase → MKLIPSFLFLTLLALQAPAQSLQRVAPEQVGMDSRHLLYADEAIETAIANKDIPGAVLAVVRNGKMAYLKAYGNKRVYPNTEPMTVNTIFDMASCSKPMSTAICTHILAERGKLRLLDPVSLYIPEFKSWVSEDGKDKKIIRIADLLTHTSGLPPYAPTSELEKQYGSPSPDGMIEYIANCRRDFKPQTDFQYSCLNYITLQRIIETVSGQSLRDFARENLFDVLGMAHTDYLPCKRDKDGKWINSALPHWAKTDLHSTANCQLSTVNCQLKNVAPTEKQPDGSVLCGQVHDPLARVMNGGISGNAGVFSCAEDIAVLCAALQNGGEWNGHRILSPLGVKAMRTVPRATATLGRTLGWDNFTAYASNNGDYFGPNTYGHTGYTGTSIIIDPDNDTSVILLVNAVHPEDGHSMVRLRSLVANVVAASIYPTPRIYTDHYYKRFLQFMDEPAITSKDIVMVGNSLTEGGGDWNARLNKKNIRNRGIIGDEVMGIYDRLHQILPGHPKKLFLLAGVNDISHDLTVDSIVSMIRMTVERIQRESPDTRLYLQSLLPFDESFGRYKKLTGKTDMVPEINTQLEILAKDHKITFINLFPLFTEKGTNVLRKELTSDGLHLNEEGYKIWVKALKKRM